From a region of the Erythrobacter neustonensis genome:
- a CDS encoding arsenate reductase ArsC, producing the protein MSDTPFTVLVLCTGNSARSILGEALFNHLGEGRVRAFSAGSKPKGVPHPGALRLLARRGIDTGVFRSKSWDEFTAPDAPAIDLAITVCGNAAGEACPVFLGSPLKAHWGLPDPADVTGSEAEVDAAFEETWRLLEMRVRAFLALDRAGLDKPTLQAALADIGAMEGTA; encoded by the coding sequence ATGAGTGATACCCCCTTCACCGTTCTGGTGCTGTGCACCGGCAACTCGGCCCGCTCGATCCTTGGCGAGGCGCTCTTCAACCACTTGGGGGAAGGCCGGGTTCGTGCCTTCAGCGCCGGCAGCAAGCCCAAGGGCGTGCCGCATCCCGGTGCGTTGCGACTACTGGCGCGACGCGGGATCGACACAGGCGTTTTCCGGTCGAAGAGCTGGGACGAATTCACCGCTCCCGATGCACCCGCGATCGACCTTGCGATCACCGTCTGCGGCAATGCGGCCGGCGAGGCCTGCCCGGTGTTCCTTGGCAGTCCGCTCAAGGCCCATTGGGGGCTGCCTGATCCGGCTGATGTGACGGGCTCGGAAGCGGAGGTCGACGCTGCCTTCGAGGAAACCTGGCGTCTGCTGGAAATGCGGGTGCGGGCCTTCCTCGCGCTCGACCGGGCGGGGCTGGATAAGCCCACCTTGCAAGCCGCTCTTGCCGACATCGGCGCGATGGAAGGAACCGCCTGA
- a CDS encoding ArsR/SmtB family transcription factor — MDDIETQVWAVDALGALAHETRLAVFRMLVTAGHDGMIAGSIAEHCGVPPSTMSHHLATLERAGLVQSERESRLIHYRADYAAMRRLLTFLVQDCCQGAPEMCGDLMAGLACDPRN, encoded by the coding sequence ATGGACGATATCGAAACACAAGTCTGGGCAGTGGATGCGCTTGGTGCGCTGGCTCATGAGACGCGGCTCGCCGTGTTTCGGATGCTTGTGACGGCGGGCCACGATGGCATGATCGCGGGCTCTATTGCCGAGCATTGCGGAGTCCCGCCGTCGACCATGTCGCATCATCTTGCCACGCTCGAGCGGGCAGGGCTGGTGCAATCCGAGCGCGAGAGCCGCCTGATCCACTACCGCGCGGACTATGCCGCGATGCGCCGCCTGCTGACCTTTCTGGTGCAAGACTGCTGCCAAGGGGCGCCCGAGATGTGCGGCGACCTGATGGCTGGGCTTGCCTGCGATCCCCGAAACTGA
- a CDS encoding response regulator yields the protein MTDPEPCDLSAPARIAIIEDDPTVRQYFVKVLMEAGRYEIVGVAHDLASGRTLIGLAPDLFLMDIGLPDGSGYDLVPEIKAHTSAKALMVSAFGDRDTVVRALSAGADGYLLKDSTPEQVRDGVAITLDGGAPVSPAAAVYLIDLLRQTPPIGTQSGPPDSDGLTAREHDLLRAFAAGRSYKEAARDLGISPHTVGNHVKSIYRKLEVRSRSEALRAAGLYR from the coding sequence ATGACTGACCCCGAACCGTGCGACCTCAGCGCACCTGCCCGCATCGCGATCATCGAGGATGATCCGACCGTCCGGCAATATTTCGTGAAGGTGCTGATGGAGGCCGGTCGCTACGAGATCGTCGGGGTGGCGCATGATCTGGCATCGGGCCGGACGCTGATCGGACTGGCGCCGGACCTGTTCCTGATGGACATCGGCCTGCCTGACGGATCGGGTTATGATCTGGTGCCCGAAATCAAGGCGCATACCTCGGCCAAGGCATTGATGGTCAGCGCATTCGGGGACCGCGATACCGTGGTGCGCGCGCTGTCGGCGGGGGCGGACGGCTATCTGCTCAAGGACAGTACCCCCGAACAGGTGCGCGACGGCGTGGCGATCACGCTCGATGGCGGCGCACCCGTCAGCCCGGCAGCGGCGGTCTATCTGATCGATCTCCTGCGCCAGACCCCGCCGATCGGCACCCAATCCGGCCCGCCCGACAGCGATGGCCTGACAGCGCGGGAGCATGACCTGCTGCGCGCCTTCGCCGCCGGACGCAGCTACAAGGAAGCCGCCCGCGATCTCGGCATCTCGCCGCACACGGTCGGCAATCATGTGAAGTCGATCTACCGCAAGCTTGAAGTGCGCAGCCGTAGCGAGGCGCTGAGGGCCGCCGGGCTATACCGATAG
- a CDS encoding sensor histidine kinase, which yields MKWRQLGKLVATILVVQAVFWLLIDGPLFRAHRGEAPPQIEQTATRIARLETPTLAAAREARFEDVQLPWTHCCDTAIFAVEIAINVDDVPPTGLGIVSTLQVDNYRLYVNDALLVGEGSVTPGAGTFHGQKTFLTRIPAGLLKQGDNRLTYITLRDGFPYTDIYPPLVGEYEAMRAYSAARLWNLNAFRDYAALLLGLLGLIATVMVFRSDDWRFATWLSVLSGALVANYLYGLWLAPPFDGWWRMALFFAINMFVPVALLGFIDAWTGRPLRRLMPAVLTVFGAALAYVLWRLLGTPMPEAYDAPTVVWFYVLAGLSAATLARLLWHFARERENRLLESALMSVLVVATAMDAITNLYPDSPLGEGNLQNAAPFLMLAMVTAFLARNFRLFQSQSALNTMLQDKVDQREAELAVAYAREQELVREQAHDAERRRIMQDIHDGLGSQLMSMMLAARMGQAEPSKVAQGLQSVIDEMRLMVDSMDSVGESVEAALATFRARIQPQVIAAGLAFDWQQAEDLAFPAFGPRDTLQLFRILQEAVTNALKHSGATSMKVTVAAGPTERVAITVADNGSGTAAAGAGRGLGNMARRAEGIGAEFALESEPGIGTIATLTLPAASLREAA from the coding sequence ATGAAGTGGCGCCAGCTGGGCAAGCTGGTGGCAACGATCCTTGTGGTGCAGGCCGTGTTCTGGCTGCTGATCGATGGTCCCCTGTTCCGCGCTCACCGAGGCGAGGCTCCGCCGCAGATCGAGCAGACCGCAACCCGCATCGCCCGGCTTGAAACGCCCACGCTGGCAGCAGCGCGCGAGGCGCGGTTCGAGGACGTGCAGTTGCCTTGGACCCACTGCTGTGACACTGCGATTTTTGCAGTGGAAATTGCCATCAATGTCGATGACGTGCCGCCCACCGGGCTTGGCATCGTGTCGACCTTGCAGGTGGACAACTACCGGCTTTATGTGAACGACGCGCTGCTGGTGGGCGAAGGCAGCGTCACGCCGGGGGCAGGCACGTTTCACGGGCAGAAGACCTTCCTCACCCGCATTCCGGCGGGGCTGCTGAAGCAGGGCGATAACCGGCTGACCTACATCACACTACGCGACGGGTTCCCCTATACCGACATCTACCCGCCACTGGTCGGCGAATACGAAGCGATGCGCGCCTATTCTGCAGCGCGTCTTTGGAACCTCAACGCGTTCCGCGACTACGCCGCGCTGCTTCTGGGGCTGCTCGGTCTGATTGCCACGGTGATGGTGTTCCGGTCGGATGACTGGCGCTTCGCCACCTGGCTTAGCGTCCTGTCCGGCGCGCTGGTGGCCAATTATCTCTATGGCCTGTGGCTCGCGCCGCCATTCGACGGGTGGTGGCGAATGGCGCTGTTCTTTGCGATCAACATGTTCGTGCCGGTGGCGCTGCTCGGCTTCATCGACGCCTGGACAGGCCGCCCCTTGCGCAGGCTCATGCCTGCTGTGCTCACGGTTTTCGGCGCGGCGCTGGCCTACGTCCTGTGGCGACTGCTCGGAACGCCAATGCCTGAGGCCTATGATGCGCCGACGGTGGTGTGGTTTTACGTTCTGGCTGGGTTGAGCGCGGCAACGCTGGCCCGGCTGCTGTGGCACTTTGCGCGTGAGCGCGAAAACCGTCTGCTTGAGAGCGCCCTGATGAGTGTGCTGGTGGTGGCAACGGCGATGGATGCGATAACCAACCTCTATCCCGATTCCCCGCTCGGCGAAGGCAATCTCCAGAACGCCGCGCCGTTCCTGATGCTTGCAATGGTGACGGCGTTCCTCGCCCGCAACTTCCGTCTGTTCCAGTCGCAGAGCGCGCTCAACACCATGCTTCAGGACAAGGTCGATCAGCGCGAGGCCGAACTTGCCGTCGCTTATGCGCGAGAGCAGGAACTGGTGCGCGAACAGGCGCATGATGCCGAACGGCGGCGGATCATGCAGGACATTCACGATGGCCTTGGCAGCCAGCTGATGTCGATGATGCTCGCCGCGCGCATGGGGCAGGCCGAGCCGTCCAAAGTGGCGCAGGGCCTCCAGAGCGTAATCGACGAGATGCGGCTGATGGTGGATTCAATGGATTCGGTTGGCGAATCGGTCGAGGCCGCGCTGGCCACCTTTCGCGCGCGAATCCAGCCTCAGGTCATCGCCGCTGGCCTTGCCTTTGACTGGCAGCAGGCAGAAGATCTCGCCTTCCCCGCCTTTGGCCCGCGTGACACGCTCCAGCTGTTCCGCATCCTGCAAGAGGCGGTCACCAACGCGCTCAAGCATTCGGGCGCGACCTCCATGAAGGTGACTGTGGCTGCCGGTCCGACTGAAAGGGTGGCGATTACGGTGGCCGATAATGGATCAGGCACTGCGGCTGCAGGGGCTGGCCGTGGCCTTGGTAATATGGCGCGCCGTGCTGAGGGTATCGGCGCCGAGTTTGCGCTGGAATCCGAACCGGGCATCGGCACCATCGCAACGCTGACATTGCCCGCAGCGTCACTGCGCGAAGCAGCATGA